The Terriglobales bacterium sequence ACACCGCGGCCAGCAAGGTGCGGAAAGAGCGGCGGCTCACCTGGGGCCGCCTACCTTCTGCCGCAGCAGAGTAGCGGAGGTATGGAGATGACAGATGGCGATGGCCAAGGCATCGGCGACGTCGGAAGGATGCGGCGGTTCCGGCAAGTCCAGCAGACGGGCCACCATCTGCTGCACCTGCTGCTTCTCCGCCTTGCCGTAGCCGACGACCGCCGACTTGACGGTCAGGGGAGCGTACTCCGCGACCTGGAGCCCGCAACTGGAGGCCGCCAGCAGGGCCACGCCGCGGACCTGTCCCAGCTTGAGGGCGGTCTTGGCATTCAGGGCGTAGAAGACATCTTCGATGGCGGCGACGTCGGGGCGGTGCAGCTGAATCACGGTCCGAAGCTCACTGAAAACGTGCGAGAGCCGCATGGCCAGCGTGTTGCGCAGGGAGAGCTTGATGGCCCCAGAGGTGATGTGCCGGAGATGGCCGTCGCTTCCCTGCTCGACCACGCCATAGCCTGTGATCTCCGAGCCGCAATCGATCCCCAAGACCCGCATCCCCTTCATGCTACACCAGGCCGCCGGGGGGGCGACCTGGAGCGATTCCAGGAGATTCCTTGTGCTTGCCCGCTCCAGATTTGACAGGTATCTCGTCCAACCAGTAGTGTCGGATGTTTGTTCGCCCACGCGTGGAGGTCGCAATGAAGTGCTTGCGCCGCGGGCTGGTGCTCGCGTGTTTGTTCCTCTTC is a genomic window containing:
- the ruvC gene encoding crossover junction endodeoxyribonuclease RuvC; the encoded protein is MRVLGIDCGSEITGYGVVEQGSDGHLRHITSGAIKLSLRNTLAMRLSHVFSELRTVIQLHRPDVAAIEDVFYALNAKTALKLGQVRGVALLAASSCGLQVAEYAPLTVKSAVVGYGKAEKQQVQQMVARLLDLPEPPHPSDVADALAIAICHLHTSATLLRQKVGGPR